Within the Anaerotignum faecicola genome, the region CCTCACCCAGCTTCATCACGAAGATGTCATTTTTATCCATCCCCATGGAAATCGCCAAATTCTTGTGACAGGAAAGGTGCATGAATTCCCCATGCACAGGCATGAAGAACTTCGGCTTTGTCAGCGCCAGCATCAGCTTCAGCTCCTCCTGACGGGCGTGACCGGAAACGTGGATATCCTCAATATCTCCATAAACCACGTTTGCGCCCTTTTTCAGCAGCTCATTCACCACACGGGAAATGCTTTTTTCATTCCCCGGAATGGCAGATGCACTGATGATAATTTTATCATCAGGCTTTACGTTAATCTGCTTATGCTCGCCGGATGCGATACGGGACAGGGCGGACATTGTCTCCCCTTGGCTGCCTGTCGTAATGATAACCAGCTGATCATCCCGATAATTTCTTGTTTCGTTAATATCAATCAGCGTTCTGGGCGGAATCCAGAGATAATCCAGCTCGGATGCCGTTTTCACCGCATTGACCATACTGCGACCGATAATGGCAACCTTTCTGCCGTACATATACGCCGCATTGATAACCTGCTGAATACGATGAATGTTTGAGGAGAAGGTCGCAACCATGATACGGTTCTTCGGTGTTTCCTCGAAAATCTTCTCGAACACCTTCCCCACGTTCTTTTCAGACATCGTGAAGCCCTTTCTCTCGGCATTGGTGCTGTCGCTCATCAGCAGGAGAACTCCCTCCTTGCCCAGTGCGGCAAACCGCTGTAAATCAATCACATCCCCGTCAATGGGAGTATAGTCCACCTTAAAGTCGCCCGTATGCACCACAACGCCCACAGGTGTATGGATTGCCAGTGCGACCGCGTCTGCGATAGAGTGGTTCGTATGGATAAATTCCACAACCATCTGTCCCAGCTTTACCTTTTCGCCGGGTACAACCGTATGTCTTGTTGTGGAATCCAGCATTTTATGCTCTCTCAGCTTATTTTCCAGAAGCCCCAGTGTCAGCAGTGTCCCGAATACGGGTACGTTAATCTGCTTGAGAATATAGGGCAATGCGCCGATATGATCCTCGTGTCCGTGTGTTAATACAATCCCTTTGATTTTGTCGATGTTTTTTGTCAAATAAGTCACGTCAGGGATAACCAAATCGATCCCCAGCATATCATCCTCAGGGAATGCCAGACCGCAGTCGATGATGATAATATCATCGCCATATTCCAGAACCGTCATATTTTTACCGATTTCATCCAGACCGCCCAGCGCGATCACCTTCAGGTTCATCTTGGGCTTTGCCTTTGCGCGGCTCTTTGTGCGCTGCTTCGGCTTTGCCGCCGGTTTCGCCGTCATCTTCGCAGCCGGCTCCTTTTTCGCCTTCGGCTCTGTCTTTGCCCTGCTGTCCGCCTTTGTCTTTGCTGTTCTCGTTTTGGTTTCCTTCGTGGAATCCTTTCCGTTTGTCTCCTTTGCGGATTTTTTCTCTGCCAAAAAACACACCTCCTTTTTTGTTTTCTCTGTCATTTTCTTTATAGTATGGCGTAAAAAAGTTCTCTTTAAACGGCAGAATCAGCGCCCCTTTTCCAAAAAAGGGCAAACAGAAAAAGAGCAGTCGATACTCAACGATTGCAAAAACATTTCCGCTCCGTTTTTCCAATCCGATGAGTGCTGCTGTTTTTCCTTCCGTATTCTGCTGTTTCTTTTTCCGCTCATTTTTGTATAAAAAGGGACTTTTGCAGACCGCAAAAAATCACCCTAATACATTCGTCAATCAGTCATCCGTTTCTACGGTATAATCCTCTGCCTTCTGGGCAAACAAATCTGCCACGCGGTCAAATTCCGCGTCATCCTCCACCAATTCATACGTCACATCATCCGTATTGATGGAAACCTCCTTCAAAATGATGGCATCTGTTTCATCATCATCCATCAATTCTGTTTCCACTACCAAAAGGTAGCGTTCGCCGCCGCAGGCAACATTATCAATGATGGAAAACTCCACTGCATCACCGTTTTCATCTGTCATAGTAACCACTTCAAATTCCAGATCATTGATTTCGTCATAAATATCCGCCATAAAATTCTCCTCTATTCTTATCCTTTCGCCTTGCTGTCAAGATAGCCCTGCAAAATATGCACCGCCGCCATCTTGTCAATGACGCTTTTTCTCTGATTATGGTTCAGCCCAACCTCGCGCAGAGAACGCTCCGCCGCAATGGTGCTGAATCTTTCGTCCCAGAGCAGAACCTCTGCCTTGGGGAATCTTCTTTTCACGCGTTCGCAGAAATCCTTTGTTTTGACACATCTGTCCCCTTCGGAGCCGTCCAGATTTTTCGGATAGCCCAGAACGATTGTCTCTGCCTGATATTGTTCCACCAGCTCTGCCAGTCTACGCATACATTTCTTAAATTCCATGGAACTTTCCCTTCGGATAATCTCCACGCCCTGTGCCGTCCAGCCAAAAGGGTCGCTGACCGCAACACCAATGGTTTTGTCACCAAAATCCAACCCTAAAATACGCAATTCGGTTCCTCTTTCTTTTTCCGACGATTACTCGTTACGGTCTAAATAATCCTTTACCAGCTCCTCCAGAAGCTCATCCCGTTCCAGCTTACGAATCAGCACACGGGCATTCTGATAGCTTGTAATATAAGTCGGGTCACCGGAAAGGATATAGCCTACAATCTGGTTGACAGGATTATAGCCCTTTTCCCGCAAGGCATTGCTCACTGCCATCAGGATTCGCTTTGCTTCGTTTTCGGGTTCTTTTTCCAATCTGCCGAAATACTGTGTTTCATGTAAATTTGCCATATTTTTCACTCTCCATTCTGCGGCAGTGCCGCCCCCCTTATATCCCAAATATATTTACAGGAAAATTTCCTGTTATCTGTAAAATCAGCTATCTTTATGATACATGAAAAAAAACCTGTTTGCAACCATATTCTCTTTACATAATTATTACAAATTCCTTTTCTTATACCTCTGCATCCCCGAAAAGCATTTCGCCCTCCGCCCTTGTGATGTGGGTTTTGCAAATGCGGTTTGTCAAATCGACTTCGCTTCTGCCATGCACCTTCATATAGTTCGTGGTATGCCCTTCATAAATCCCATCGCCGACGGCTCTTTCATACAGCACCTCCGCATCCGTCCCAACGGCATCCACCAGAAATTCCGCCGCCATTTTGTCGCTCAGCTGAATGAGCGTATGGCTTCTTTCGGCTTTTACCGCATTGAGCAGCTGATCCTTCCTTGCCGCCGCAGGTGTGCCGCGCTTGGGCGAATAAGGAAATACATGAATCTTCGCAAAGCCGATTTCCTCCGCAAAGGCATAGCTTTCCCTGAAATCCTCCTCGGTTTCTCCAGGGAAGCCGACAATGATATCCGTTGTCAGCGCAACCTTCGGCAGATATTTCCTGAGCGTCGCTGCCGCCTGTCTGTATTTCTCCGTATCATATTTCCGGTTCATTTCCTTCAGGGTTTTATCGCAGCCGCTCTGCAGGGAAAGATGGAAATGGTCGCAGACCTTTGGCAGTGCCGCCATGGTCTGTGCAAATTCCTCCGTCACCACATTCGGCTCAATGGAGCTGAAGCGAATCCGCTCAATTCCTTCCACCTCATGCACCTGCTTGAGAATATCCAGCAGAGAGGTATCCCTTCTGTCCTTGCCGTAGCTTGCCACATGGATGCCCGTCAGCACAACCTCTTTAAAGCCGTTCTCCGCCAAACGCTTTACCTCAGCCACAACCTCCTGCGGCTCTCTGCTGCGGATAGGGCCTCTCGCATAAGGAATGATGCAGTAGGAGCAATACTGGCTGCACCCATCCTGAATTTTCAGATAGGCTCTTGTTCTGTTTGCCAGCTTTTGAATGGAAAGCGGCTCAAATACACGCTCCTTCATAATATCGGAAACGTGGTTTTCCACGCCGTTTGCCCTGTCATACTGCTCCACCATTTCCACAATCTGCGCTCTGTCCTTCGTTCCGATGACCAGGTTCACGCCTGCAATCTCCATCAGCTCCTTGGGCGCAGTCTGCGCATAGCAGCCGACAACCGCCACAATGGCATTTTCATTCTGCCGCTTTACCTTACGAATCAGCTGACGGGATTTCTTGTCCCCGAAATTCGTTACCGTACAGGTATTGATGACATACACATCCGCTTCTTCATCAATCCCCACAATTTCATAGCCCTTTTCTGCGAACAGCTCCGCAATGGCTTCGCTTTCATACTGATTTACCTTGCAGCCCAATGCAAAACTTGCTGCTTTCTTCATATTAAAACGCTCCTTCGCGGCAGAAAAATTTCCTTTTGCTCTGCCGCTCTCTATTATTCATCAATTTATTCTGAAAAACAACGGTAATATCTTCATTGCTACCGTTACATCCTTTCCGGAAAGCCAGACCAGATGCTCTCTGAGCATTTCCCAGCGTTCCTTTTTGGGCGTAACCTGCGCGCAGATGGTCTCCATGGCATCCAAATGCACCATGATATCCTCCCGCTCCACAAGGGAAAGCCCCTGCATCATGCCGATTTCCAGCCGCACCGTTGTAAAATCCGCATTAAAATTCAGCTCCTCCCGCTCCTTGGCAATGGAATATTCGATTAAGCCTTCGTTGCTGTATCCATTTTCCCGAAACAGCTTCATCCGCTCCAGCAATGTCCGCACGTTCTCCCGATAATTCTCCGCCATATCCGCGACATCCTCATACGGCTGAATGACCTTCAGCCTCTTCGTGAAGCCTTCGATTCTTTCGGCATAATGCTCCAGAAGCAGGCGGAACAGCTCCTCCAAGGCATCGCTGTCATAGGAGGATGCCTCCCAAACACGTTCCACGCGGTCAATATCCTCGTCAATCATGGTTCGTATATCCTTTTCCTCCGGCATATCCTCCACCGCCCCTTCTGCATTTAAATTATCTTTTAGTATAGCATAAAAACAAGGGCTCTGGCAAGAAGCCCGCCCCGTTAAAACCGTTTTTTCGCAAAAATCGCAAAAACTCTGCAAAAGAACGCCCGATTCCGATTGATTTTTCCCTTCCTTTATGCTATCATAGCAGTAAGAAAGGATTACCGCTTGTGGAAGGGCGGTCAGTCCGTAATAGTTGTGAATGACCGTCTAACTTCTGTTAGGCTGTCACTTTTTATTTATTTCCTGTTTCACGCAGGGCGATAAGAGCTATGAAAAAGGATTACCGCTTGTGGAAGGGCGGTCAGTCCGTAATAATGTGGTTGACCGTCTAACTTCTGTTAGGCGGTCTTTTTCTTATCATTTCTTATGCAAAAAGCATAAGGTGATAATTCCAATGATTACTAAGCTATATTGAAACAATTCAGCGTATGTAACCATAAACATCACCCCCTTTACAGGAAGTGACTGAACCGCCGAGCGATAATCCTCGCTTATACCATACCACATTTTTCTTTTTTCGACAAGCAACAAAAAAGCCGCATCCCCTATAGGTAATACGGCTCTCTTATTTTTCCGCTTATTTTTCTTCTTCGTCATCCTCAATGATTACAACCATGCCGCCCAGTCTTCTGTTCAGCTCTTTTCTTGTAATCTTAATGATATTGGGTGTCACGCCGTCCGGCTGTTCCTCGATAAAGTATGCTTCCTCCTTATCGCAGTCGTTTTCATCCAACCAGCCGCTGAAATAGGACAGAATGGAACGCATAATTTCCACGCTGTGCCCCCAATAATCCAAATCCAGGAAAACCAGTCTGTTCTTCTCGCCGTTTTTGGAGAATTTACGGCTCTTGTAAACCATTGTAAACAAACGTCTTTCCTCTCCCTTATAGGTAAAATATACAGCCATTTCATTGCTTTCACCAAAACGATTCTCGTAACGGTTTACCTTTGCCTCGGGGTCAAAAAATTTCAAAATAAACTGATAAATCTGCTCCAGTTCAATCTCTTTTGTAATGTACCCATGCGTTTTTGCCGTCATTTGAAAGGCCTCCTTTTTTCCTACTTTCATCATTTCCGCATCAATATTTTGCGTACAAATTGTTTTTGATTCTGATTGCATTATACAGGAAGAAAATCCCCTTTACAAGAGCAATACCTTCCATGGAAAGCCAAATTTTCCGCCTCTTTTTTAGGCAGTTTTACGCCAGCTTTTCCAGTATTTTTTCCACCAGCTCACTGCTGCGCTTTGCCGCCAGAAGCACAAACTGCTCATAGGACATATTCGCCTGTTCATCCGCGCTGTCGCTGATGGCACGAATGATAACAAAGGGAATTCGGTTCAGCCAGCAGGCATGGGCAATCGCCGCACCCTCCATTTCCGCACAATCCCCCTGCACATACCTTTTGATATGCTCCTTGCCTTCCTTTGTGCCGATGAATTTATCCCCACTGGCAACTCTGCCGAGAATCACATGATAGTTTTCCGCCGTTTCCGCCGCAGCCTCCTGCGCCAGCTTCACCAGCATCTCATCCGCCTTGAAATAGCTTTCCGCCAAACGGGGAATAGTCCCAATAGGGTCGCCCAGCGCAGAAACATCCATGTCATGCTGTACCGCATCCGTGGAAATGAGGATATCCCCAATGCCCAGTTCGGGGTGAATTGCCCCCGCACAGCCCGTATTGATGATATAATCCACACCGAAATGGTCAATCAGCACCTGTGTGCAGACAGCCGCATTCACCTTGCCGATGCCGCTGATGACCAGCACAATGCTGTTGCCGCAATATTTCCCCACATGGAAATCCAGCCCGATGATATTTTTTGTCGTCACAATCTCGATTTTCTCTTTTAAATATGTGATTTCCTCCGACATTGCACCAATGATGCCAATGGTTTTCATTTCGTTGTCATCTCCGTTTCTGTTGTCTCGCGGATATCTGTCCGCATACTTCAGCCGTTTGGTTTTTATCTCGCATACGAATTATACCACAAACTGTATACACTCTGCAAGTCGAAGCCGATTTTACCATCCTTCCGTTGCAAAAAAAGAGCATCTTCTGTATACTGAGGAGAGAAAAAGAAAGTAAGAGGTGTAACCAATGAACACAAAACCGATTATCGGCATTGCGCCGAATTATTCTTACGAAAAAAAGGAATATACCCTCAGTGAGGATTATGTCCTTGCCATCGAAAAGGCAGGCGGCTGTCCCATCGTGCTCCTGCCCCATCAGGCATTGCCCCCCTTTCTGGACGGACTTCTGCTGACCGGCGGCGGTGATATCGATCCGCTCCTGTTCGGAGAAGAGCCCCTTTGCCAGAGCGGCGAGATTAACCCCCTCCGTGATGCCTGTGAAATGCGCATCTGCGAGGCTGCACTGGAAAAGGATTTGCCCATGCTCGGCATCTGCCGCGGCATGCAGGTCATGAATATCGTCAAGGGCGGCGGCATCTATCAGGATATCGGCGTACAGGCAGGCACAACCCTCAAGCATATCCAGCAGGCACCCCGTTCCTATGGCACACACAGCATTTTTGTCGAGGACAACACCCTTTTAACCGACCTCTGGGAAAATAAACGCACCGTTGTCAATTCCCTGCATCATCAGTCCTGCTCCACGCTTGGGGAGGGCTTTATTGTCTCTGCCCGCAGTGCGGATGGTCTGATTGAAGCCATTGAGCATAAGGATAACCGCTTCGCCGTCGGCGTGCAGTGGCATCCCGAGGCAATGAAAACAGAGGAAATGGGGCTGCTGTTCTCTGCCTTCTTGAAGGCGGCGGCAGAATATCAACAGGCAAGGAGGTAAGAAGCATGGATGTTATCAATGATCTAACCTCGTCTCTTTCCTCTGATTTAAACAGCACGGAGCTTGCGAAGGATTTAGGGCTTGGCTTCCTTGCCAAATCCACAGCCATCAACGGTGCCGTCAATCTGGGCATCAAGCTTCTGGAAATTCTGTTCACGCTCTTTCTTTGCTGGCTTATGATTCGCATTTCCAGTAAACTGGTCAATAAATTCCTGCGGACACAGGTACAGCGCGAAAAGCTTTCCATGTCCGAAAGAAAAGCAAAAACTCTCAGCACCGTCACAGGCAGCATCCTGAAATATGTGATTTATTTCATCGGGCTGATGTCTATTTTAAAGCAGCTGGGTGTTTCCTCAGAATCCCTCGTTGTCATTGCCTCCGCAGGCTCGGTTGCCATCGGCTTGGGCGCGCAGAGTATCGCAGGGGATATGATGGAGGGCTTCTTCATCCTCTTTGAGGACCATTACGCCGTCGGGGATATCGTCACCATTCAGGGCATTACGGGTACGGTCGAAAGCGTCACCCTGCGTTCCACAAAGCTGCGCGATTTCGGCGGCGCTGTGCATATCATCCCGAATGGCTCTATCGGTACGGTCACCAATAACTGCCGTGAATTTATCAACGCCGTTGTCACCGTCGGCATTGCCTATGGCGAAAGCATCGACCGCGCCATTGCCGTTCTGCAGGATGAGATGCAGAAAACCGCAGATATGGAGGCTGTACTGGAACCCCCCACCGTTGCAGGTGTCATCGGTCTGGATGATTCCGCCGTTACCATTAAAATTGTTGCAAAATGCAAGATAAAAATGAATTATGCTGTGGAGGCGGAGCTGCGCCGCCGCATCAAAAACCGCTTTGATGCAGAAGGTATCGAAATCCCCTTCCCTCAGCAGGTTGTCCATTTGATGAAGGAGGCGTAACGTATGGATTTTTCTGTCGGAGATATTGTGCAGATGAAAAAAAGTCACCCCTGCGGCTCTGCCCAGTGGGAAATCCTCAGAACCGGCATTGATTTTCGCATCAAATGCTGCGGCTGCGGACACATGGTCATGCTGCCCAGAGCAAAATTCGAGAAAAATGTAAAAAAAATCATCCCAAAAGAGCAATAAAAACAGGGTATCTCAATCTTGAGATACCCTGTTTTTTTCTGTCGAACCCTCTCAGCTTCGGCTTAAGCCTTCTTCCGCATTGCATTCAGAATTGCCAGTACGCAAACGCCGACATCCGCAAATACCGCCATCCACATCGTCGCAATGCCGGGAATGGAAAGCAGCAGCACCAGAATCTTAAAGCCCAGCGCAAAGGTCACGTTCTGGTTTACAATCCTTCTTGTGTTTCTTGCAACCTTCATGCCGACTGCCAGCTTGCCGATATCATCATCCATCAGCACAACATCCGCCGCCTCGATTGCCGCATCGGAGCCAATCGCCCCCATGGCAATCCCCAAATCAGCCGCCGCCAGTACGGGTGCATCATTGATGCCATCCCCCACAAACGCCGTCTTGTCGCCTTCTGCGTCCTTCTGCTTTTCCATCCATTCCACTTTGTTTTCGGGCAGCAGCTCGCTGTGGAATTCATCCAGCCGCAGCTCCTCTGCCACAGCCGCCGCCGTTTCCCTTCTGTCGCCCGTCAGCATTACCATCTTCTGAATCCCCTGCTTGCGCAACGCCGCAAGGGAATCGGCAATGTTTTCCTTCAGCGTATCCGCAACCAGAATGTACCCTAAGAATTTGCCGCCCTTTGCAACATAAACCACCGTACCGATGCCGTTTGCCTTTTCATACGCAATTTTTTCATGCTCCATCAGACGGCTGTTCCCCAGCAGAACCGTTTCGCCGTCCAGCTCGTAGGAAATCCCGTAGCCGCCCAGCTCCTGATAGCTCTGTGCCGCAGGAAGCTCGCCTTTGTATGCCTGTACGATTGCCTGCGCAATGGGGTGATTGCTCATTGCCTCCCCGATTGCCGCCGGCTTCAGCACATCGCCCTTCACCTCTGTTACAGAGAATCTGCCCTTTGTCAGTGTCCCTGTCTTATCAAAAACAACCGTTTTCAGTCGGCTCAGCGTATCCAAATCGCCGCCGCCCTTTACCAGAATCCCACACTTGGATGCCGCGCCAATCCCCGCAAAATACGTCAGCGGCACAGACAATACCAATGCACAGGGACAGGAAACAACTAAGAATACCAATGCTCTGCCAAACCACAAGGAGAATTTCCCAAGCCCTGCCAACGGCGGCAGAACCGCAACCAGAACCGCCAGCAGAACCACAATGGGTGTATAAACTCTTGCAAAGCGTGTGATGAATTTCTCCGTCTTGGATTTCTTTGCAGATGCGTTTTCCACCATTTCCAGAATCTTCATCACCGTAGATTCGCCAAAGCCCTTTTCTACGCGAACCTTCAGACTGCCGTCCATATTGATGCAGCCGCTGAGCACCTGATCTCCTGCCCCCACAGAACGAGGCAGGGATTCGCCTGTCAGTGCCGCAGTATCCAGCATAGCATGTCCTTCCGTGATTACCCCGTCCAAAGGGATTCTTTCCCCTGCCTTTACCAGAATCATATCTCCCACATGCACCAGAGAAGGATCTACCTTCCTTTCCTCGTCATCCACGATTAAATGTGCAAAATCGGGACGGATATCCAGCAGTGCCGTAATGGATTTTCTGGAGCGTGCCACCGCATATTCCTGGAATGCCTCGCCCACCTGATAGAACAGCATAACGAAAACAGCCTCTGCCATTTCCCCCAGATACAACGCGCCAATCGTAGAGAAGGACATCAGGAAGTTTTCATCAAAAACCTTCCCCTGTCCGATATGCTTCGCCGCACGCAACAGAACATCATACCCGAAAATCAGATATGCGCAGATATAAAGAATCGTGCGGATCGTTCCCCCATGCAGGAAAACAGCCGCAAGGAAGAACGCAAGCCCTATGCCAAAGCGCAGAAAAAATTTTCTGCCGAACACATTCTCATCCCCATGCGCATGGTCATGTCCACAGCCACAGCCACACCCACAGCCGCAGTCATCATCGTCATCCTCCTCACAGCCGCAGCCGCAATGCTCATGATGCGCATGATGATGCTCTGCCTTCTGCCCCTGCAAAAAGGCAACCTCTACCTCCGGCTCAAATTTATGCACCACCCGTTCCACCGTTTCCTGCATTTCCTCTGCCGAAGCATTTGGCGCAAGCTTTACTGTCATTTCCTGCCGCAGCAGATTGATGGAAACCTCCTGCGTTTCAGAAAGCTTAGAAAGCGTATCCTCAATCTTTCCCGCACAGTTCGCGCAGGTCAACCCTTTTAATGCTACCTTCATTTCAGACATAGTCACACCTCTTTTTTCGCTGTTTGCTTTTCATTTGTTCGTTTGAATAACTGTTCATATAACATCTGAAAATTTAGGCTGTAATTTTCAGATATCCTTGCACCTATATCATTACAGCCTATTCCTTTTTTATTCGTGATATCCACGCTTATGCCGCAGATGCGTCATCCCCTGCTCCAGAACCATCCGAATATGCTCATCGTCCAGAGAATAGAACACGGTTTTGCCCTCCTTGCGGTATTTTACAAGATCATTCTGCCGCAGTACGCGCAGCTGATGCGACACAGCGGATTGGCTCATTTCCAGTACGTCTGCCAAATCCCCCACATTTCGCTCCCCCTCCAGCAGGGTCTGCAAAATACGGATACGGGTCGCATCCCCAAAAATCTTGAAAAATTCTGCCAGCTCCTGAATAAACTCCTGCTGCAGTTCCTTTTCCATATCAAATTCTTCCTGCATCGGTGTCTCCTTCATGGCTCGCTCCTTTTCTTATATGAATATCTGCTCATATATTAACGCATTATTTTTGCTTTGTCAACGCTGCTATTGATAATTTTTTCATCAATAACACACCGAAATCCCGATTTCGATTTAATTTCATTTAATTCTTTTCCTTCGGAAACTCAATCAGGTCGATAAATCCCTTTAACGCATGCGGCATTGCCACATTTTTCAGCCGCACCATCCCAATGCTCCGCTTCGGTACGGGCGGTTCCACGGGAATCTCAAACAGGTGCTTGTTCTGCAGCTCCCTCTGCGTAAACTCCTCGATCACATACGTCAGTCCAAGGTTGATTTCCGCAAAGCTTACCAGTAAATCACTGCTCCCCAGCTCCAGAATCGGGTTCAGCACTACGCCGTTTTCCTCTGCATAGCGGTCAATATAGCGGCGCGAATTGCTCAAATCCTCCAATAAAAGCAGGGGATATTTCGGCAAATCCTTCAACTCCATGCCCATCTCCGCAAGCATCCGATACCGCTCGCCCCCCACCAGAACATCATGAATTTCAATGCAGGGCGTTACCTCTAAATCCTCATCCTCCGCAATCGGCAAATTGATAAAGCAGACATCCACACTGCCGTTTCTCAGCAGCCTGAGCGATTCGTAGGTTGTCTTATTCGTCACCTTAATATTGATATCGGGATACAGCTTATGATACTTTTCCAGATAAGGCAGCAGGAAATTGGCAATGACCGTATCACTCGCGCCAATCTTGAGCTCCCCCATCTCCATGTGTACCATCTGATAATATTTTTCCTCCGCCGCCTGAATCAGTCCCAACGCCTGCTCCAGATAGGTATATAACAGCTTGCCCTCCGCGGTGGGATAAACCCCCTTCGCCGTACGCACCAGAAGCGGACTGCCCATGCGGTCCTCCAGCTGACGAATGGACATGCTTACCGCAGGCTGTGAAATAAAGAGCTCTCTTGCCGCAGCAGACATATTGCCCGTGCGGACAACTGCACAAAAAATACGATATAAATCTAACGAAACATCAACTTTCATGAGGGGAACCTCCCTTTTCTTTGGTTTCTTCTATTATACAGAATTCAAAGAGCCAACGCAAGCGCGATAAGTAAAAATGATAACAATTTTTTCATTTTTTTCTCCGCCGCCTGTCGCACAGCTTTTCTAATTCTACAATCGGCAAGGGTGCCAATGCCAACGCCGCAACCACAAGCCATTCCTTCCCATTCAGCGGACATACCTTGAAAATCTCCGCCAGCGGCAGCACCATAATCACCCCAATCTGCATCAGACACCCGATAAAAAACGCCAGCAGCAGCATCGGGTTCCCCAAGGGCGAAATCCGAAACAGCGAATGCTCCGACCGCATATTAAAGGCGTGTATCAGCTGCGAAAGCGAAAGCACCGCAAACGCCATCGTCCGCCCTGTAATATATGCCCCTTCCTCGTCAAAATAAATGTGCCCGATCCCAAAGGCAAGCAGTGCCAGCATCCCAATCATCGCCCCCTCTAAGGCAATGCTGCTCACCATGCCGTCCGAAAAGAGGGAATTTCCCCTCCGCGGCGGCTGCTCCATGCTGTCCGCGTCCGCAGGGTCAACCCCCAGTGCAATCGCAGGCAGGGAATCCGTCACAAGGTTCACCCATAACAGCTGAATCGGCAAAAGCGGCGTTGCCCAGCCAAAGCACATCGCCACGAAAATCGTCATAATCTCGCCAATGTTGCTCGAAAGCAGAAAATGGACCGCCTTGCGGATGTTTTCATAAATGCCGCGTCCCTCGCGCACCGCCTCCACGATTGTCGCAAAGTTATCATCCATCAGAATCATATCTGCCGCACCCTTGGCAACCTCTGTGCCGTTTTTCCCCATCGCACAGCCGATATCCGCCGCCTTAAGCGCAGGCGCATCATTCACGCCGTCCCCCGTCATGGCAACCACGCGCCCCTCCTTCTGAAACGCCTTCACAATCCGCACCTTATGTGCCGGCGAAACGCGCGCAAAAACCGTACAATCCTCCGCCGCCCGCTCCAGCGCCTCGTCCGACATCTGTTCCAGCTCCTGCCCCGTC harbors:
- a CDS encoding ribonuclease J; its protein translation is MTAKPAAKPKQRTKSRAKAKPKMNLKVIALGGLDEIGKNMTVLEYGDDIIIIDCGLAFPEDDMLGIDLVIPDVTYLTKNIDKIKGIVLTHGHEDHIGALPYILKQINVPVFGTLLTLGLLENKLREHKMLDSTTRHTVVPGEKVKLGQMVVEFIHTNHSIADAVALAIHTPVGVVVHTGDFKVDYTPIDGDVIDLQRFAALGKEGVLLLMSDSTNAERKGFTMSEKNVGKVFEKIFEETPKNRIMVATFSSNIHRIQQVINAAYMYGRKVAIIGRSMVNAVKTASELDYLWIPPRTLIDINETRNYRDDQLVIITTGSQGETMSALSRIASGEHKQINVKPDDKIIISASAIPGNEKSISRVVNELLKKGANVVYGDIEDIHVSGHARQEELKLMLALTKPKFFMPVHGEFMHLSCHKNLAISMGMDKNDIFVMKLGEVLEVNKNEAKVTGTVPVGQIMVDGLGVGDVGNIVLRDRKHLSQDGLMVVVVSMDREMGTIVSGPDIISRGFVYVREAENLMDEARACVLDALLKCEEKNVTSWNYIKGVIKDTLKNYIWQKTKRSPMILPIIMEV
- a CDS encoding DUF1292 domain-containing protein, translating into MADIYDEINDLEFEVVTMTDENGDAVEFSIIDNVACGGERYLLVVETELMDDDETDAIILKEVSINTDDVTYELVEDDAEFDRVADLFAQKAEDYTVETDD
- the ruvX gene encoding Holliday junction resolvase RuvX, which encodes MRILGLDFGDKTIGVAVSDPFGWTAQGVEIIRRESSMEFKKCMRRLAELVEQYQAETIVLGYPKNLDGSEGDRCVKTKDFCERVKRRFPKAEVLLWDERFSTIAAERSLREVGLNHNQRKSVIDKMAAVHILQGYLDSKAKG
- a CDS encoding IreB family regulatory phosphoprotein; the protein is MANLHETQYFGRLEKEPENEAKRILMAVSNALREKGYNPVNQIVGYILSGDPTYITSYQNARVLIRKLERDELLEELVKDYLDRNE
- the mtaB gene encoding tRNA (N(6)-L-threonylcarbamoyladenosine(37)-C(2))-methylthiotransferase MtaB, with the translated sequence MKKAASFALGCKVNQYESEAIAELFAEKGYEIVGIDEEADVYVINTCTVTNFGDKKSRQLIRKVKRQNENAIVAVVGCYAQTAPKELMEIAGVNLVIGTKDRAQIVEMVEQYDRANGVENHVSDIMKERVFEPLSIQKLANRTRAYLKIQDGCSQYCSYCIIPYARGPIRSREPQEVVAEVKRLAENGFKEVVLTGIHVASYGKDRRDTSLLDILKQVHEVEGIERIRFSSIEPNVVTEEFAQTMAALPKVCDHFHLSLQSGCDKTLKEMNRKYDTEKYRQAAATLRKYLPKVALTTDIIVGFPGETEEDFRESYAFAEEIGFAKIHVFPYSPKRGTPAAARKDQLLNAVKAERSHTLIQLSDKMAAEFLVDAVGTDAEVLYERAVGDGIYEGHTTNYMKVHGRSEVDLTNRICKTHITRAEGEMLFGDAEV
- a CDS encoding 5'-methylthioadenosine/adenosylhomocysteine nucleosidase — translated: MKTIGIIGAMSEEITYLKEKIEIVTTKNIIGLDFHVGKYCGNSIVLVISGIGKVNAAVCTQVLIDHFGVDYIINTGCAGAIHPELGIGDILISTDAVQHDMDVSALGDPIGTIPRLAESYFKADEMLVKLAQEAAAETAENYHVILGRVASGDKFIGTKEGKEHIKRYVQGDCAEMEGAAIAHACWLNRIPFVIIRAISDSADEQANMSYEQFVLLAAKRSSELVEKILEKLA
- a CDS encoding gamma-glutamyl-gamma-aminobutyrate hydrolase family protein, whose translation is MNTKPIIGIAPNYSYEKKEYTLSEDYVLAIEKAGGCPIVLLPHQALPPFLDGLLLTGGGDIDPLLFGEEPLCQSGEINPLRDACEMRICEAALEKDLPMLGICRGMQVMNIVKGGGIYQDIGVQAGTTLKHIQQAPRSYGTHSIFVEDNTLLTDLWENKRTVVNSLHHQSCSTLGEGFIVSARSADGLIEAIEHKDNRFAVGVQWHPEAMKTEEMGLLFSAFLKAAAEYQQARR